In one window of Larus michahellis chromosome 10, bLarMic1.1, whole genome shotgun sequence DNA:
- the RRP9 gene encoding U3 small nucleolar RNA-interacting protein 2, protein MAAAGGRRAKAKGVAAGRRRPRAAVPGAEGRPRAAAGRPVDEEVSSDSETEIPSLGRRRQEAAEEEIDETPQEKKLRLAKQYLEELRQYEEERAAEEAEEEAAYPADLIGDRLREDVLEQKGQLQRLVAKDVQPPDPASIRVLRGHQLPVTCLVISPDDRFIFSASKDGTVIKWEVESGKRLCVVPGGKKGTEEQNMGHASHILCMAISSDGKYLATGDRNKLIMIWDTATCKRLHIFTGHHDAVSGLSFRKGTHQLYSASHDRSVKVWDVAENAYVETLFGHQDVITGLDSLSRECCVTAGGRDGTVRLWKIPEESQLVFYGHQGSIDCIQLINEEHMVSGADDGSVALWGLTKKKPLALARQAHGMQDSQGLQEPYWISAVAPLRNSDLLATGSHNASVKLWKCSEGFRKLEPLWDIPLVGFVNSLKFSSAGDFLVAGVGQEHRLGRWWRIKKAKNSICIIPLRQRDAAPSPKAPDGS, encoded by the exons atggcggcggcgggcggcaggaGGGCCAAGGCCAAGGGGGTggcggcgggacggcggcggccgcgggcggcG GTCCCGGGAGCCGAGGGGAggccgcgggcggcggccggCCGGCCCGTCGATGAGGAGGTGTCCAGTGACTCCGAAACGGAGAT CCCGTCGTTgggccggcggcggcaggaggcggcggaggaggagatAGACGAGACGCCGCAGGAGAAGAAGCTGCGCCTGGCCAAGCAGTACCTGGAGGAGCTCCGCCAGTACG AGGAGGAGcgggcggcggaggaggcggaggaggaggcggcgtaCCCGGCGGATCTCATCGGCGACCGGCTGAGGGAGGACGTG CTCGAGCAGAAGGGCCAGCTCCAGCGCCTGGTCGCCAAAGAC GTGCAGCCTCCGGATCCGGCCAGCATCCGCGTGCTGCGGGGGCACCAGCTGCCTGTCACCTGCCTGGTCATCTCTCCGGATGACAGGTtcatcttttctgcttccaagGACGGCACCGTCATCAAAT GGGAGGTGGAGAGCGGGAAGAGGCTGTGTGTGGTACCCGGGGGGAAGAAGGGCACGGAGGAGCAGAACATGGGGCATGCATCCCACATCCTCTGCATGGCCATCTCATCGGATGGCAAGTACCTG GCTACAGGAGACCGGAACAAGCTGATCATGATCTGGGACACAGCCACATGCAAGCGCCTGCACATCTTCACCGGGCATCACGACGCCGTCTCA GGCTTGTCCTTCCGGAAGGGCACGCACCAGCTGTACAGTGCCTCCCACGACCGCAGCGTCAAGGTCTGGGATGTGGCGGAGAATGCATACGTGGAGACCCT GTTTGGGCACCAGGATGTCATCACAGGGCTGGACAGCCTGAGCCGGGAGTGCTGCGTGACGGCAGGGGGACGGGACGGCACCGTGCGGCTCTGGAAGATCCCTGAGGAGTCGCAGCTCGTGTTTTACGGCCACCA GGGCTCCATCGACTGTATCCAGCTCATCAACGAGGAGCACATGGTGTCGGGCGCTGATGATGG GTCCGTAGCCCTGTGGGGGCTGACAAAGAAGAAGCCACTGGCACTGGCCCGGCAGGCCCACGGCATGCAGGATTCCCAGGGCCTGCAGGAGCCATACTGGATCTCCGCGGTGGCCCCCCTGCGCAACAGTGACCTCCTGGCTACAG GCTCCCACAATGCCAGCGTGAAGCTCTGGAAGTGCAGCGAGGGATTTCGGAAGCTGGAGCCCCTCTGGGACATCCCCTTG GTGGGTTTTGTCAACAGCCTCAAGTTCTCGTCAGCTGGTGACTTCCTGGTGGCTGGTGTCGGGCAGGAGCACCG GCTTGGCCGGTGGTGGAGaatcaaaaaagccaaaaacagcATCTGCATCATCCCCCTGAGGCAGAGggatgcagcccccagccccaaagcCCCCGATGGCTCctag
- the GRM2 gene encoding metabotropic glutamate receptor 2 has protein sequence MAVPLAAWLWLMRLATCLAAGHGMAGKKEISTDGDLVIGGLFPVHEKGVGTEDCGKINEHRGIQRLEAMLFALDEINKDGSILPGVKLGAHILDTCSKDTYALEQSLDFVRASLTRVDGSEHICPDGSYAIHDDVPTAITGVIGGSYSDVSIQVANLLRLFQIPQISYASTSAKLSDKSRYDYFARTVPPDFYQAKAMAEILRFFNWTYVSTVASEGDYGETGIEAFEQEARMRNICIATSEKVGRSMNKKTYDGVVRALLQKPNARVVVLFTRSEDARELLAAAQRVNVSFTWVASDGWGALESVVAGSEAVAEGAITIELAAYPIKEFAAYFRNLNPYNNSRNPWFREFWEQKFKCSFHTQDCSQYSLKTGKFEPESKITFVINAVYAMAHSLHNMHQALCPNVTKLCDAMKPVNGKRFYKDFMLNVNFDAPFRPADTKSVVRFDRYGDGIGRYNIFNYHRMYGRYRYQKVGYWAEGLTLNTSLIPWAETSIPVSQCSDPCKKNEIKSMQPGDICCWICIPCQPYEYLLDEFTCMDCGLGYWPNETLNGCYELPQEYIRWKDVWAIGPVTISCLGFISTLFVFGVFMKNNDTPIVKASGRELCYILLTGVLMCYSMTFIFIAKPSTEVCTLRRLGLGTSFAVCYSALLTKTNRIARIFSGVKEGVQRPRFISPTSQVVICMALISCQLIIVIIWLLVETPGTGKETEPDKRYIVTLKCNNRDSNMLISLTYNVLLIVLCTVYAFKTRKCPENFNEAKFIGFTMYTTCIIWLAFLPIFYVTSSDYRVQTTTMCISVSLSGTVVLGCLFTPKLHIILFQPQKNVASHRVGTTRFSVAAASSSQSHGSASQYVPTVCNGREVVDSTTSSL, from the exons ATGGCGGTCCCCTTGGCCGCCTGGCTGTGGCTGATGCGCCTGGCCACCTGCCTGGCTGCCGGGCACGGCATGGCTGGAAAGAAGGAGATCAGCACGGACGGGGACCTGGTGATCGGGGGCCTCTTCCCCGTCCATGAGAAAGGAGTGGGGACCGAAGACTGTGGCAAGATCAATGAGCACCGGGGCATCCAGCGCCTGGAGGCCATGCTCTTTGCCCTGGACGAGATCAACAAGGACGGGAGCATCCTGCCAGGGGTGAAGCTGGGCGCCCACATCCTCGACACCTGCTCCAAGGACACCTACGCCCTCGAGCAGTCCCTCGACTTTGTCCGCGCCTCCCTCACCAGGGTAGACGGCTCCGAGCACATCTGCCCTGATGGCTCCTACGCTATCCATGATGATGTGCCCACTGCCATCACCGGTGTCATCGGGGGCTCCTACAGCGATGTTTCCATCCAG GTAGCCAACCTTCTGCGGCTCTTCCAGATCCCACAGATCAGTTACGCCTCTACCAGTGCCAAACTCAGCGACAAGTCCCGTTACGACTACTTCGCCCGCACCGTCCCGCCAGACTTCTACCAAGCCAAAGCCATGGCGGAGATCCTCCGCTTTTTCAACTGGACCTACGTCTCCACCGTGGCCTCAGAAGGCGACTATGGGGAGACGGGGATCGAGGCCTTTGAGCAAGAAGCCCGCATGCGCAACATCTGCATCGCCACCTCAGAGAAGGTGGGACGCTCCATGAACAAGAAGACCTACGATGGGGTggtccgggctctgctgcagaagcCCAATGCCAGAGTGGTTGTGCTGTTCACCCGAAGTGAAGATGCccgggagctgctggcagctgcccagAGAGTCAATGTGTCCTTCACATGGgtggccagcgatgggtggggaGCCCTGGAGAGCGTGGTGGCTGGGAGCGAAGCGGTGGCGGAGGGAGCCATCACCATTGAGCTGGCAGCCTACCCCATTAAAGAGTTTGCTGCCTACTTCCGTAATCTCAACCCCTACAATAACAGCCGAAATCCCTGGTTTCGGGAGTTTTGGGAGCAGAAGTTCAAGTGCAGCTTCCACACGCAGGACTGTAGCCAGTACTCCCTAAAGACAGGCAAGTTTGAGCCAGAGTCCAAGATCACATTTGTGATCAACGCAGTTTATGCCATGGCTCACTCTCTCCACAACATGCACCAGGCACTATGCCCCAATGTCACCAAGCTCTGCGACGCCATGAAGCCCGTCAATGGCAAGAGGTTCTACAAGGACTTTATGCTCAATGTTAATTTTGATG ccccgtTCAGGCCAGCAGACACCAAGAGTGTTGTTCGATTTGACCGCTACGGTGATGGGATTGGGCGCTACAACATCTTCAACTATCACCGCATGTATGGGCGGTATCGGTATCAGAAGGTGGGCTACTGGGCTGAGGGGCTCACCCTCAACACCAGCCTCATCCCGTGGGCTGAGAcctccatccctgtgtcccagtGCAGCGACCCCTGCAAGAAGAATGAGATAAAGAGCATGCAGCCCGGCGACATATGCTGCTGGATCTGCATCCCCTGCCAGCCCTACGAGTACTTGCTGGATGAGTTCACCTGCATGGACTGTGGTCTCGGTTACTGGCCCAACGAGACCCTGAATGGCTGCTATGAGTTGCCCCAAGAGTACATCCGCTGGAAAGATGTCTGGGCCATTGGCCCCGTCACTATCTCTTGCCTGGGTTTTATCTCCACCCTCTTTGTTTTTGGAGTCTTCATGAAGAACAATGACACCCCCATTGTGAAGGCCTCTGGCCGGGAGCTCTGCTACATCCTCTTGACTGGGGTCCTCATGTGCTACAGCATGACCTTTATCTTCATCGCGAAGCCCTCCACCGAGGTGTGCACACTCCGTCGTCTGGGGCTGGGCACATCCTTTGCTGTCTGCTATTCAGCACTCTTGACCAAGACGAATCGCATCGCCAGGATCTTCAGTGGGGTGAAGGAGGGGGTCCAGCGCCCCCGGTTCATAAGCCCCACATCGCAGGTGGTCATCTGCATGGCCCTCATCTCTTGCCAGCTGATCATTGTCATTATCTGGCTGCTGGTGGAGACCCCTGGCACAGGCAAGGAGACTGAGCCTGACAAGAGGTACATTGTCACCCTCAAGTGCAACAACCGCGACTCCAACATGCTCATTTCGCTCACCTACAACGTCCTCTTGATTGTCCTCTGCACTGTCTATGCCTTCAAGACACGGAAATGCCCCGAAAACTTCAATGAGGCCAAGTTCATCGGGTTCACCATGTACACGACCTGCATCATCTGGCTGGCCTTCCTGCCCATCTTCTACGTGACCTCCAGCGACTACAGA GTCCAGACCACCACCATGTGCATCTCAGTGAGCCTCAGTGGCACCGTGGTCCTTGGCTGCCTCTTCACCCCCAAGCTCCACATCATACTCTTCCAGCCACAGAAGAACGTGGCCAGCCACCGCGTGGGCACCACTCGGTTCAGCGTGGCGGCCGCCAGCTCCAGCCAGTCCCATG GCTCGGCCTCACAGTACGTGCCCACGGTGTGCAACGGCCGCGAGGTGGTGGACTCCACGACATCGTCCTTGTGA